The genomic stretch AAGCCGGGCTCGAATTCCCATGTCAAGTAAACACCTTTGTCGGCAGCCTCTTCCGCGCAGCGCTTCCAGGTATCCACGACCCGCTTGCGGGCTGTCGCTTCGTCCACCTGCTCGAAGATCGTCGGGGGCTGCACGGCATCGACGCGAATGCCCGGAATGCCGAGGTCGACGCAGAATTCGAGGTTCTTGCGGAACTCGTTCAGGTACGGCGTCGTGTCCTCCGTGTCAATGAGGTGCTGGCCCCACAGATTCGCCGCCATCCCGGAGAACGCAAGGCCCGCGTCGGCCACGCCCTGTTTGCACGCGGCCCGCTGCTCCTTGTCCGGCATAATATCCGGATTCGGATGAATGCCGAACCCGCCCAGTTCGACGCCGTCAAATTTCAGCGCCTGCAACTGCCGCAGGATTTCCTCCCACGGCACCGGGTTGTCCGCATACGGTCCAATCGAAAACGCCCACGTACCAATCGAGATTCTTTTCATGGCTCGTACTCACTTTCCTGGGTTCCCCGT from Candidatus Hydrogenedentota bacterium encodes the following:
- a CDS encoding sugar phosphate isomerase/epimerase translates to MKRISIGTWAFSIGPYADNPVPWEEILRQLQALKFDGVELGGFGIHPNPDIMPDKEQRAACKQGVADAGLAFSGMAANLWGQHLIDTEDTTPYLNEFRKNLEFCVDLGIPGIRVDAVQPPTIFEQVDEATARKRVVDTWKRCAEEAADKGVYLTWEFEPGFAFNKPSDILRIADEVNNDNFGIMFDTCHAHMVAVVGARQPGKKETLPGGALELARKLRGKINHLHLIDSDGTLHDEDTSTHAPFGEGIINFDELMPELVHSGVKHDWWTVDLCFWPDAWAVTERCKKAVDALNKKYG